DNA sequence from the Sceloporus undulatus isolate JIND9_A2432 ecotype Alabama chromosome 4, SceUnd_v1.1, whole genome shotgun sequence genome:
CAAGTAAATATTATTCATTGCCTTCACTTGTGGCTGTTTTGTAACTCCAGAAAAGCCCCAAAGGCAGTTGCTTTGTGCATGCTCAGATTACCTTTTGCCTTTGTTAGAACCAACTACAGTGAGACCACGCACTTCTTGCTTTAGTCATGGAACATACAGCCTGAGAATGTACCATGTAGATTGATTTGACCCCTAGAACCTATaggagtattttttaaaaatatattactgtATGTTGAAATAATCTGTGTGGTGTTTTTAACACAGAGAAACACTCTTCTATATCATCTGGTTAACAAACCAGAGAGTACTAAAGGTTACACCATGGGAGCAAGAACAGCCCCACGTTTTGGACTCATTAAAAAGGTAAAAgcagttttcttctcttttacaTGTACTGTACTTATCTCACAGATTATAAAAATGGACTGTAATACAGACAATCTAAtacatagcattaatctatattAATGCAGAATTCTCCATACATGCATCAAAAAGTTATGAATGAACATTTAATGCTAAGGCAATGCTTCCTATGACACCTGCATGCATAATCTTATATGGGTAGGGGTGCAGTCCTTCAGAATCTATAAAGGGGGTTTTAGATAGATAAGTAGAGCATATACTAGGAGTGGTAACAGATCCCTAGCTCAGACCTTAGAGACTTACTGCGAGTTAGCATAGAGAATCTCTTCCCTGTCTGAAGATAAGGCAGTTTCATGTGTTCATCATATCATCTGCTTTTAGTTCTAAcccttttaatttaatattatccAAACATGCTTCTTTAGTTCAGCAAAGAAAAATAAGGCTGCTAACTAGGGCAGGGATGAGGAATCTATGGTCTTTCAAAGATAATTGAAATGCAGTGGCCACCATCTCTGATCAGTAGCTTTTGCTAATGGGACTTCAGCAAGACCTGGGACAGTGCTTCTCAGGTTATTTGATATGGGGAaccagctttttctctctctctaatgtgtcagagactggtaccatatttgtatcAATTGGCTACAagttgcagcttttttttttcttttttctttattattttttttttttttggtggaaacTCATTGTGGACCAGCAGACAATGGCCACAATACACTATTTTGACTAGCCACAAGTTCCCTACCCCTGTACTAGGAAATAAGCCTCACTGAATGCAGTAGAATGTGCATGTAGATGTGCATAGTATtatcatacatttttttttaaaaaaaaaactcctcgTTAATTAGAAATGAGTGTAAAACCATCTTCTAACCCTGTCTCGCATTGAAGGTTGAAGTGAAACTACTGTATGTAATATACTGTATTGCTGTTGCTCATCTGTACCCAAAGTATTCATAAAAGAGAtagaaaggaattggcagcatCATTGCTGGTTATTTCGAGAATATCAATAACTGATAATGTTTAGTAAGAGACAGGGATTTGCTTGCTTATGTTAAAATTATAGGGTTGTTGTGGGATTTAATGATTTCAATAAATGATTTATCTcatcatttcattttatatgctCAATTTGTAGCCTGTGGTTCCTGACCCTGCAGAGTACCAGGCAGCATGGATCAAACAGCACAAGCACAGGCCTGCATTTGCTCCATTTAGCAGCCACTCACCACGATTTTCAGATAAGCTTCTGGATAAAGACTTTTTCCCCGGGTATCATTTTTCATATATTCAATTAGAAAGTTGCCCACTAGGACTAGGAACCTAAAAAATACACAAAGGTCTTTACACAATTCTAATATTACTGAGCATGAAGGTAAATGCTATGGAGTGGTTGGGAGATGTGTTGACAGGACAACAGTCACATTTTAAAGTCTTGCTCTCTATGGTCAAGACAAGAGGTTGTGAAGttggtgtttctttctttttccccattgaaatcaatgggggaaaaacaacacCAGGTCTAgcactgtatgtacagcgctgtgcaaatctacagcgctatataaataaagcataataataataataataataataataataataataataataatagcactgaCATAATTTAGGGCCTATGCAGGGTGAGGGGAACAAgagggcttactgtatatactcgtgtacaaagTTGACctcgtataagtcgagggaaggtttcagggtcaaaactctggattttgaaatgacctgtggataagtctagggtaaaacttTGGGGGCTGTTAGGAAGGATAGAAAGGAGAAAATGCCACTTCcgtctctccttctctggactgcTCCCAACCGATTCCCAGATGCtgaaggagaggttttaacatcagattgagaaagaagcaagtgtttTTCAATGGGGAATTTttctgataggaagcaaaggcttgcaaaatggactggaaagggaaagaattggtgttcaatggagattggggtgTCAgacttgcttgctttaggacccttctaagcactactggtgtattgacccttatataagtctacgcaacattttaggggcaatttttggggcataaatttctcaacttatagtcgaggcTGTGTGGAGCCATACTCATCATTAGCATGCCCCCCAAGTAACTTTTTCTGGCTTCCACATTAACAAAACCCTGACTTGGAGGTCAGTGGAATAGAGGGTGAAATGCCTCAGGCTAGGAGTCAGATATTAATGTGACATTGGTTTCAGGCTTTTATAAACAAATGTATCTTAAGAGActgttcttcttctcctcctcctcctcctccttcttgttagctgccttcaagtcaatctcgaTTTAACTCTGTAAATGAGACGTCTCCAACTTGTGCCTTTAAATCAACTCCAACTTATAGCAAGACTatcctaggttttcttggcaagatttattcagaggaggtttgccttttagTAGGCAAGAGTTTGATGTGCCTGAAGTCATTTGTTAAATAGTTAAATTCTGatcctagtccagtactctaCCCAGTATATCAGATCCCAAATGACTGCATTTATATTACTTCACTGTCAATGTGATAAATAATTTGAAggacctccctccctctctctatagACCTGGAACTTATGATCCAAACAAGATACCACACAGGCATGTCACTTGGCCAGGGAGATTTGGGTCCCCAGACTGGGATTTAGTACCAATGCCAGAAAAAAGAACCTTCAAAGCTGAGGTAAGAAATTCAAGTACAGTGCCTAATGGCCATTATTGTGACTTTACTTGGGTTAAAAATGTCAAACCTAGCCccaaaatatttgtttccttAATAGGAAGTAGGTTTTTAAATACTAAATATAttaatgtttgtatttattttagcTGCTTACAGACAAAGAATTCAAGAAGCATCGGAACCTAGTGGCATACCTGAGCATATATTACAGTGACTGATTCTTCTGACTGGAGTCTTTCCTGTTCTGTATACTGTTAGACAAATCTGGAGCAATGACTACTTTTGTTCTTAATTTCATTTAATAACTAGGCTGCTTCATAAACAGCTGGTTTGTTACTCTTCTAAATGCTTCATATCTTCCTAATTTGATTGTCTGGTAAAAAGTATTATGTCAGCTCTCCTCTTCCACAGATTGAAACATCTATGGATGGCACCGCCTGGTTGTTCCCAGTGGTGGTGCGTGCACACTGCCACACCAACATGGTTGTGTGCACAGCACATGCCGTTGAAATAAACAGGATTTTAGGATCTATGAATATTGCTATCTGCTGGGGCTCTGGAACAGAACCCCTCATTGATAGAAAGAGCCAACTGTAAttcattttatacaaaatattcaCAGCCGTGAAGCTTTTAAAGAGGCTTCAAAAGCCAGGGTACTGGTGATTTGTAGTTGCCATGCCAGACCTTCAGTTTCTCTTCCCCAAGCCACATGAGTCAATCCTCCTATTTGCAGTCAGGGTACACAAACACTAATCAATACTCAAATACTGTATGCACTTTCTCATTCTTACTCTGTGTGCCAGCTTTAAAATACCTTGCCAACACTTTGAAGCTAGAAATTGAGGTCACAGTGCCCATAAATTATGTGACAGAGTTCTTACCGAAACAACACAACCTGGTAAAATACCAGGATCCAGAATCTCTTTCACTACTCACCTGCTGCACCTCCCAATGCTCCTTTGAGCACAGAGAAGTAATCTACCTTGTCTGTCCTCAATGTGGCTGAGGGCAGAACTAAAGCCTAGTTCCATTGTGTTCAATTATTTTCTGGCAATATAATATCAGttacactcacaaacacacagagagagattgtTTCTTCCTTTGTTGCCAAAATGACATGGGATGGTTTCATATCTAAAAAATAAACCATTGTTTCCCACTGCAAGAGGGCTTCTGctgtttcctccttctcctttcccactCATGAAGAGGCTCTTTTGACTTGAAAGTAATCAGTTTCTGATGATGTCAAAACATAAATTACAAACAAGCCAGGAAACCATGGTTTAATCCTACCTTACTGTGATTAGCCACAGTTCAAAGAAAGCATAGTTACCCCAATTGTGACATCACAATTCATTTAAAGTCAAAAACAGAGCTTTCAGTCTTCTTGTAACACaacagagggggaaaggggaattGGAAAGTATATGATTGAGCATAAAAGGCCAAGACTCTCCATGGCTTGTTTTCATATGAGGAACACATGGTTTTATGTTATACCTGACTTGAGCCAAAAGTACTGTACTAGGAGCATAAGTTTGCAATCCCCCCTCTTGCCCCAGAAACTATACAGCATAAGAGGATTGTAATATGAACACCTGCAAACCTACCCATACAATTTGTACCTTGTGCTAATACACTACCATCATACCACACTGTTTGATGCTTAGAATATTTCAGTGTGTTAGCTAGAAATACTTCCACATTAAAAAATCTCTCCAAAACCACCCTATAAATGGCTCTTACAGGTTTCCTTAAATATTCTTGATGCTTTGAAATAATTGGTTTTCACTTGAAACATTTCTCACAAAGGCTTTGTTATTCCAGAGGGGCCACATTCCCATTTTTCTTATATGTTGCCTTGTACATCTTGCAAAACAGTGGATTCAGATTAGACAGCCCATAGAATCATCTGCCTCAAGAAAGTAAACATATTTTGTCAGTTACCAAAAAAACAACCTTAAAGTCAAATAATTTCAGACTTTACAGCATAAAGCCTGTGTCTCcctattttattcattcatgtcCCTTCTTATTATTGTAATTATTCATTGACTGTTAATGACCAATTTCTTTGTCTTGCTTCACTAAAATATAATAAAGGTGATATCAGAAagtcagtgtgatatagtggtttgactctAGGGACCAGAGTCCAATCCCtactccaccatggaaacccactgtgtgacaaTGGGTAAGTCTCTCA
Encoded proteins:
- the PIFO gene encoding protein pitchfork encodes the protein MTNRQKPGRHPSSSSPGHPSLPRPQETSSDQALGAVFPWQLQDPATPMKSAMISAQRQLAWELTAAQKRNSFGSCQEKKIFPCFHAADRLGNEYVPIKGDPDRGPGAYNHAERNTLLYHLVNKPESTKGYTMGARTAPRFGLIKKPVVPDPAEYQAAWIKQHKHRPAFAPFSSHSPRFSDKLLDKDFFPGPGTYDPNKIPHRHVTWPGRFGSPDWDLVPMPEKRTFKAELLTDKEFKKHRNLVAYLSIYYSD